A DNA window from Ornithobacterium rhinotracheale DSM 15997 contains the following coding sequences:
- a CDS encoding thioredoxin family protein, protein MKQLFSLFIILVASLSFAQEIQWKTIEQAEKEMQAHPEKPLYIDVYTDWCGYCRKMDVSTYKNAAVVEKINKDYIPVKFNAEEKKDIKFMGHEFKFVSAGPSGVNTLAYNLLQGQMSYPSVVILTKEGKITNILRGYLTPDEVLSEI, encoded by the coding sequence ATGAAACAATTATTTTCGTTATTTATCATTCTTGTAGCAAGTTTAAGTTTTGCTCAAGAAATCCAATGGAAAACCATTGAACAAGCTGAGAAGGAAATGCAGGCACATCCAGAAAAGCCTTTGTATATCGATGTATATACCGACTGGTGTGGCTATTGCCGAAAAATGGATGTATCAACCTACAAAAATGCTGCAGTAGTTGAAAAAATCAACAAAGATTATATCCCAGTGAAATTTAATGCAGAAGAAAAAAAGGACATTAAATTCATGGGGCATGAGTTTAAATTTGTGAGTGCAGGACCTAGCGGTGTAAACACTTTAGCTTACAACTTATTGCAAGGACAAATGAGCTATCCTTCTGTCGTAATCCTTACTAAAGAAGGCAAAATCACCAATATCTTGCGTGGATATTTAACGCCAGACGAAGTGCTCTCAGAGATTTAA